The following proteins are encoded in a genomic region of Streptomyces sp. NBC_01723:
- a CDS encoding LacI family DNA-binding transcriptional regulator → MSRQAPTLEDVAREAGVSRATVSRVVNGVRNVDPAIQDLVRRAIERTGYAPNQAARQLVTRRTTTVALVVSGAGDASDTEQNAFATRVFADPFFGRVVGGVVGHLRPRSMHPVLMFAETPEARQEVVAYLRQGGADGALVVSTHPDDPLPALLAGAGLPAVLFARPGRPVPLSYVDLAHRDGGRLAAEHLLERGCRRIATVTGPLAVAASQERLAGFRDTLARHGHPYVPVAEGGFTVDSGMAAAVSLLDEHPDLDGLFTANDLMAQGAVQVLRDHGRRVPRDVAVIGFDDSSVAVTCRPRLTTVRQPVEEMAATMARLLDEHIRGERTAPTSVIFDPELVVRDSA, encoded by the coding sequence ATGAGCAGACAGGCCCCGACCCTGGAGGACGTGGCCCGGGAGGCCGGTGTCTCCCGGGCCACCGTCTCACGGGTGGTCAACGGCGTTCGCAACGTGGACCCCGCCATCCAGGACCTGGTCCGCCGGGCCATCGAACGGACCGGATACGCCCCCAACCAGGCCGCCAGGCAGCTGGTCACCCGGCGCACCACGACCGTGGCCCTGGTCGTCTCCGGCGCCGGCGACGCCTCGGACACCGAGCAGAACGCGTTCGCGACCCGGGTGTTCGCCGACCCGTTCTTCGGCCGTGTCGTCGGCGGGGTGGTCGGGCACCTGCGGCCGCGCTCGATGCACCCGGTGCTGATGTTCGCCGAGACGCCCGAGGCGCGGCAGGAGGTGGTGGCGTACCTCAGGCAGGGCGGCGCGGACGGCGCCCTGGTCGTGTCCACCCACCCCGACGATCCGCTGCCCGCCCTGCTCGCCGGGGCCGGGCTGCCGGCGGTGCTGTTCGCCCGGCCGGGGCGCCCGGTGCCGCTCAGCTACGTCGACCTCGCCCACCGCGACGGGGGGCGGCTGGCCGCCGAGCACCTGCTGGAGCGGGGCTGCCGGAGGATAGCCACCGTCACGGGGCCGCTGGCCGTCGCGGCGAGCCAGGAGCGGCTGGCCGGCTTCCGCGACACTCTCGCCCGGCACGGGCACCCGTACGTCCCGGTGGCCGAGGGCGGCTTCACCGTCGACAGCGGCATGGCGGCGGCGGTCTCGCTGCTGGACGAACACCCGGACCTGGACGGCCTGTTCACCGCCAACGACCTGATGGCGCAGGGCGCCGTCCAGGTGCTGCGCGACCACGGCCGCCGGGTGCCGCGGGACGTCGCGGTCATCGGCTTCGACGACTCCAGCGTGGCCGTCACCTGCCGGCCCCGGCTGACCACCGTCCGCCAGCCGGTGGAGGAGATGGCGGCCACGATGGCCCGCCTCCTCGACGAACACATCAGGGGCGAGCGCACCGCGCCGACGTCGGTGATCTTCGATCCGGAACTGGTGGTACGGGACTCGGCGTAG